A section of the Paenibacillus odorifer genome encodes:
- a CDS encoding response regulator translates to MLKVLIVDDEPWVLEGLRTMIDWGKFGYEVCGEAQNGTDAMRLIQENKPELVLTDINMPVINGLELITKLNEVMEKPPKFVILSGYDDFKYARTALRQRVNEYLLKPIDDEEIEALLSRITPIIQNEIASNEEFDKKQFFIVNNIINRLIQGEYNENLELLTRNTLKLQADAEVMCILIEPASSMNPFQPQISDYFSEEHFCFFQDGSGRAGIILQSASIGNESLETIVNQMHSDLTEQSQELVFLALSSRIVGVSSIREIYRQALEVWKRKTHQQKRGVFYYSELRNLKKEEPHEDHFRQLLHKVQTNDTEQIQPCVKEAFTAFVENLLTLEVVKAKVAHLELTICRIIARMNGDPDTIMIKLQQEYGNLGELSDYFIISRYVQSLCERAAVYLSELEQQNERNTIYKVIQYVDREFRNKLKLQDLAQQFHINSTYLGQLFRKQTGQGFSEYLNAKRIEEAKSLLKRTQLKISDIAVQVGFSNTDYFIDKFKLLVGVVPSVYKNENKNQQL, encoded by the coding sequence ATGCTTAAGGTTCTGATCGTGGACGATGAACCCTGGGTTCTTGAGGGGCTAAGGACGATGATCGACTGGGGAAAATTCGGTTATGAAGTTTGTGGTGAAGCTCAAAACGGCACGGATGCGATGAGGCTTATCCAGGAGAATAAACCGGAACTGGTTCTTACGGATATTAATATGCCTGTAATTAACGGTCTTGAGCTTATTACAAAGTTGAATGAGGTGATGGAGAAACCTCCTAAATTTGTGATTTTGTCTGGATATGATGATTTCAAGTATGCACGTACGGCATTGCGCCAGCGGGTAAATGAATATTTATTAAAACCCATTGATGATGAAGAAATAGAGGCTTTATTAAGCAGGATCACTCCAATAATCCAAAATGAAATCGCTTCCAATGAGGAGTTTGATAAAAAGCAATTTTTTATCGTAAATAATATCATCAACCGCCTGATCCAAGGGGAGTATAACGAAAATTTAGAGCTTCTAACCCGAAACACCTTGAAGCTTCAAGCGGATGCAGAGGTAATGTGTATTCTTATCGAACCCGCCTCCTCTATGAATCCATTCCAACCGCAGATAAGTGATTATTTTTCCGAGGAACACTTCTGCTTCTTTCAAGACGGATCGGGAAGAGCGGGGATCATTCTTCAGTCTGCTTCTATCGGCAATGAGAGCCTGGAGACTATCGTCAACCAGATGCATTCAGATCTCACTGAACAATCACAGGAGCTGGTCTTTCTAGCACTTAGCAGCAGAATAGTCGGGGTGAGCTCTATTCGAGAGATTTATAGGCAGGCACTTGAGGTATGGAAACGAAAAACGCACCAGCAGAAAAGAGGGGTCTTTTATTATAGTGAGCTTAGGAACCTGAAAAAGGAAGAACCTCATGAGGATCATTTCAGACAGCTGCTGCATAAGGTCCAAACGAATGATACGGAACAGATCCAGCCTTGTGTAAAAGAAGCGTTCACTGCTTTCGTCGAGAATCTGCTGACCCTTGAAGTTGTAAAAGCAAAAGTGGCCCATTTAGAGCTTACGATCTGTAGAATTATAGCTCGAATGAATGGAGACCCGGATACGATTATGATTAAGCTGCAGCAAGAATACGGAAATCTAGGTGAACTCAGTGATTATTTTATAATAAGCCGTTATGTACAAAGTCTGTGTGAACGTGCTGCCGTCTATCTGTCTGAATTAGAGCAGCAGAATGAACGAAATACGATTTACAAGGTTATTCAGTATGTGGATCGTGAATTTCGGAATAAATTAAAGCTTCAGGATTTGGCACAACAATTTCATATTAATTCTACCTATTTGGGACAACTGTTTAGAAAGCAAACGGGTCAGGGCTTTAGTGAATACCTAAATGCTAAACGGATTGAAGAGGCGAAAAGTCTGCTGAAACGAACACAGCTAAAGATATCGGATATAGCGGTGCAGGTGGGATTCTCTAACACTGATTATTTTATAGATAAATTTAAGCTGCTTGTAGGGGTAGTACCATCCGTGTATAAAAATGAGAATAAGAACCAACAGCTCTAG
- a CDS encoding TetR/AcrR family transcriptional regulator: MTENWHQNLKNKNREELIAAAKDLFMKQSFLKVNIKDVCDVAGVSRVTFYKHFQSMNELIFEVQMEILESMTQFVRSAPSSIEMNGKQMLASMLNAWIDYARQHPGYIKFILLFDLHFEAYDYSKELKEKYKDFVMRRKERHFLMDALEAGVKDGSLKFDTEPLSTAHFIFTSMMGLLQKMSLISKDDFNNELQDIQIANRFVDMLVQYLSTESDESPALK; the protein is encoded by the coding sequence ATGACTGAGAACTGGCACCAGAATTTAAAAAACAAAAACCGGGAAGAATTAATTGCTGCGGCGAAGGATCTTTTTATGAAGCAAAGCTTTCTCAAAGTTAATATTAAGGATGTCTGCGACGTGGCTGGTGTAAGCCGGGTTACCTTTTATAAGCATTTCCAGTCCATGAACGAACTGATTTTTGAGGTCCAGATGGAAATTCTGGAGAGCATGACGCAATTTGTTAGAAGCGCACCTTCTTCAATTGAAATGAATGGTAAGCAAATGCTTGCTTCGATGCTTAATGCTTGGATTGATTATGCCCGGCAACACCCAGGTTACATCAAATTCATTCTTCTATTCGATTTGCATTTTGAAGCCTATGATTACAGTAAAGAACTCAAAGAAAAGTACAAAGATTTTGTGATGCGGAGAAAAGAACGACATTTCTTAATGGATGCTCTGGAGGCCGGAGTTAAAGATGGATCGTTAAAATTTGATACAGAACCCTTATCCACTGCTCATTTCATCTTCACGTCTATGATGGGTTTATTACAGAAAATGAGCCTGATTTCCAAAGACGATTTCAACAACGAACTTCAGGATATTCAGATTGCTAACCGATTTGTGGACATGTTAGTTCAGTATTTAAGTACAGAAAGTGATGAATCTCCTGCCTTGAAGTAA
- a CDS encoding isocitrate lyase/PEP mutase family protein: MNSKNYDYFKTLHDQKNPLILYNCWDVASAKAIEQAGSKAVATSSYSMAEAWGYSDGEQLTFELMLWMISKIAERVAVPLTVDIEGGYAVDEDTLAHNMEQLFQLDICGINFEDQIVNHPNNELWETSEQSRRIKTIQQVASKLQKRVFINARTDIFFKDKEHSMDLVNQAIERTYAYADAGADGIFIPGLADPSLIEQFVKKSPLPVNIMVMDGMLSNHGLQKIGVKRISYGPRSFFQAQHNLQENARQTLDASGLYLEMS, from the coding sequence ATGAACAGTAAAAACTATGACTATTTTAAAACGCTGCATGATCAAAAAAATCCACTGATCCTGTACAACTGCTGGGATGTAGCCTCAGCTAAAGCAATAGAGCAAGCTGGATCAAAGGCGGTAGCAACTAGCAGCTATTCCATGGCGGAAGCGTGGGGATATTCGGATGGTGAACAGCTTACATTTGAGCTTATGCTTTGGATGATTTCAAAGATTGCCGAACGAGTAGCGGTTCCATTGACCGTAGACATCGAAGGTGGATATGCTGTAGATGAGGATACTTTAGCGCATAACATGGAGCAGTTATTTCAATTAGACATCTGTGGTATCAATTTTGAAGATCAGATTGTAAATCATCCTAACAATGAACTATGGGAGACCAGCGAACAAAGCCGTAGGATCAAAACCATACAACAAGTAGCCTCCAAACTGCAAAAGCGTGTGTTTATTAACGCTAGAACGGATATTTTTTTCAAGGATAAGGAACATTCGATGGATCTAGTGAATCAAGCTATAGAACGTACCTATGCTTATGCTGACGCTGGAGCGGATGGGATTTTTATACCGGGGCTCGCTGATCCAAGCTTGATTGAACAATTTGTCAAAAAATCGCCACTGCCTGTGAATATCATGGTTATGGACGGTATGCTTTCAAATCATGGATTGCAAAAAATTGGCGTGAAACGTATTAGCTATGGCCCGCGTAGTTTCTTTCAGGCACAACATAATCTTCAGGAAAATGCCCGGCAAACGCTTGACGCCTCAGGACTTTATTTAGAAATGAGCTAA
- a CDS encoding MFS transporter: protein MSSLSKSARFPLFILMLNLFIALLGQGMVIPILPEYLKLFNASGAAAGYLIAAFGAAQFIFSPIGGQLSDKWGRKSMIISGMFLTVLSDLIFAVSTTLPLLYIARFIGGIGIGIMVPSNMAYVADITTHETRAKGMGYLGASMNLGMVLGPGLGGIIAGFGIRVPYFFAGGLGLIATILCFYMPETLPKEKRKSVNKQDPRESIRNQIVNSFRTSYFRYLLLILIMTFGLMNYETVYALFVEQKYGFDATKISIIITVGAIIGIIVQIWLLDHLIKRLGEIKLIRISLVMTAITLLLMIFKINLGYLLVVSGLFFAFNAFLRPTVSTLIANSAGDRQGYAAGLNTTYTSIGNILGPILAGLMFDKHINIPYIFGAIILASAFFITLQKPKKEQERSVAHD from the coding sequence ATGAGCAGCTTATCTAAGTCTGCTAGATTTCCACTTTTCATTCTGATGTTGAATCTATTTATCGCCTTATTGGGGCAAGGTATGGTCATTCCCATTCTACCTGAATATCTGAAACTGTTTAATGCGTCAGGGGCTGCCGCCGGATATCTTATTGCGGCTTTTGGAGCAGCACAGTTTATTTTTTCACCTATAGGGGGACAGCTTTCGGATAAATGGGGCCGAAAATCAATGATCATTTCCGGAATGTTTTTAACCGTCCTTTCAGATCTGATATTTGCTGTATCTACGACATTGCCCCTACTTTACATCGCTAGATTTATTGGGGGTATAGGTATCGGAATCATGGTCCCTTCCAATATGGCCTATGTCGCTGATATCACCACCCATGAAACCCGTGCAAAAGGTATGGGGTACTTGGGGGCTTCCATGAATTTGGGTATGGTACTTGGTCCAGGGTTAGGCGGGATTATCGCTGGGTTTGGCATACGGGTGCCTTATTTTTTTGCGGGTGGACTTGGGCTTATCGCTACGATACTTTGTTTTTATATGCCAGAGACACTACCAAAGGAAAAACGGAAATCCGTTAACAAACAGGACCCTCGGGAATCCATTCGTAATCAAATCGTAAATTCATTCCGGACGTCCTATTTCCGCTATCTTCTGCTCATTCTGATCATGACATTTGGTCTGATGAATTATGAAACGGTGTACGCCCTTTTTGTGGAACAAAAATACGGTTTTGATGCAACGAAAATCTCAATCATTATTACGGTTGGTGCTATTATAGGCATTATTGTGCAGATCTGGCTGCTTGATCATCTGATTAAGAGACTTGGCGAGATAAAGCTTATACGTATATCATTGGTGATGACCGCTATAACCTTATTGTTGATGATATTCAAGATCAATTTAGGTTATTTATTAGTTGTATCCGGTTTATTTTTTGCTTTTAATGCTTTTTTGCGCCCCACAGTAAGTACATTGATTGCCAATTCAGCTGGCGATCGGCAAGGATATGCTGCCGGATTAAATACAACGTACACCAGTATAGGAAACATACTTGGACCCATTTTAGCGGGATTGATGTTTGACAAACATATTAATATTCCCTATATTTTTGGGGCAATTATCCTGGCATCTGCCTTTTTCATCACCTTACAAAAACCAAAAAAAGAGCAAGAAAGGAGTGTCGCCCATGACTGA
- a CDS encoding bifunctional transcriptional activator/DNA repair enzyme AdaA: MITNEQDINKYYKMLVEKNSNYEGVFFVGVKTTGIMCRPTCPAKKPLKENCEFFATAKEALLASYRPCKRCQPLSNPTKMSPEVKLLVEAIESNPERKWTDKDFDELSISANTARRQFKKQFGMTFIEYARSRRLGLAFKHIRNGDSIINAQLESGYDSSNGFRDAFSRTMGTVPNHSKQIKVLYCTWIETILGSMLAISDEESLLLLEFVDRKGLENEIKRLRTRLNATILPEKVAVLHQIEEELKLYFTGELTEFTTPVRYLGSDFQQKVWNELRKIPLGQTVSYKELAEKINNPSACRAVARANGTNQLSILVPCHRVINSNGELGGYGGGLARKEWLIKHESNRSLNQNNFI; this comes from the coding sequence ATGATAACTAATGAGCAGGATATCAATAAATATTATAAGATGCTGGTCGAGAAAAACTCGAATTATGAGGGCGTATTTTTTGTAGGAGTGAAAACAACGGGCATCATGTGTAGGCCAACTTGTCCCGCTAAAAAGCCATTAAAAGAAAATTGTGAGTTTTTTGCTACAGCCAAGGAAGCCTTATTAGCTTCATATAGACCTTGTAAAAGGTGTCAGCCGCTATCCAATCCAACAAAAATGTCTCCTGAAGTAAAGCTGCTAGTAGAGGCTATTGAGAGCAATCCGGAACGAAAATGGACAGATAAAGATTTTGATGAGCTGTCTATTAGTGCAAACACGGCACGCCGCCAATTTAAGAAACAATTCGGGATGACCTTTATCGAATATGCACGTTCTAGACGTTTAGGACTGGCATTCAAACATATTAGGAATGGGGATTCAATCATTAACGCACAACTGGAAAGCGGGTACGATTCGAGCAATGGGTTTAGGGATGCCTTTTCACGAACGATGGGGACTGTCCCGAATCATTCCAAGCAGATTAAAGTGCTGTACTGTACTTGGATAGAAACGATATTGGGTTCCATGCTGGCCATCTCCGATGAAGAGAGTCTTTTACTGCTGGAATTTGTGGATCGCAAGGGTCTTGAAAATGAAATCAAAAGATTACGCACTCGCTTAAATGCAACTATATTACCTGAAAAGGTAGCCGTCCTTCACCAAATTGAGGAGGAATTGAAGCTGTATTTCACAGGTGAACTTACGGAATTTACAACGCCGGTTCGTTATCTGGGCTCAGACTTTCAGCAAAAGGTGTGGAATGAACTCCGGAAAATACCTCTGGGACAGACAGTTTCTTATAAGGAGCTTGCAGAGAAAATCAACAATCCCTCTGCTTGCCGCGCTGTAGCAAGGGCGAATGGTACCAATCAACTCTCAATCTTGGTTCCATGTCATCGAGTGATAAACAGCAATGGTGAATTGGGTGGTTATGGAGGCGGGCTTGCCAGAAAAGAATGGTTAATCAAACATGAGTCTAACCGCTCCTTAAATCAGAATAATTTCATTTAA